In Diaphorobacter ruginosibacter, the genomic stretch CAGCGTTGGGTCAACCACACGCAGGAGATCAAGCCAGGGGCACGCATGCCATCGGGCGAGGGACGCATTCCGCACAGCGAGCTGGAGGACATCGCCGCATGGCTGAGTTCACTGCGCTGATACCGCCGACCGACTCGCCATCCCCTGCGGCGGCAGGCCCCTACCCCAACGACCTCCCCCGCCCCCCGGGAGAGCGCGAAGCCCTGGAGCGCGCATGGAAACCACCACGCGGCTGGCGCAGGCTGAGCGCAGTGAACAACTCGCAGATCGGGCTGTACTACATCGCCGCGGCAATGCTGTTCTTCGTGCTGGGCGGCGTACTGGCGCTCATCATGCGCGTGCAACTCGCAACCCCGAACAGCGGTTTCGTTGTCGCGGACACCTACAACCAGCTTTTCACCATGCACGGCACCGTGATGATGTTCCTCTTTGCCGTGCCGGTGGTGGAGGCAGTGGCTGTCTTCCTGCTTCCCAACATGCTGGGTGCGCGGGACCTGCCGTTTCCGCGCCTGTCTGCCTATGCCTTCTGGGCCTACGCGATCGGCGGGCTGGCCTTCTTTCTCACCCTCTTCTGGAGCGCCTCGCCCGATGGTGGCTGGTTCATGTACCCGCCGCTTACGGGCACGCGCTTCTCACCGGGAATCGGGGCAGACTTCTGGTTGCTCGGCATCGGGTTCATCGAGATCTCCGCGATCGCTGGTGCGATCGAGCTGATCATCGGCATCCTGTTCACGCGCGCGCCGGGCATGACGCTCTTGCGCATGCCCGTCTTCGCATGGGCCGTGCTGGTAAGTGCCGTGATGATCATCTTCGCCTTTCCTGCGGTGATTGCCGCCACCACCTTGCTGGAGCTGGAGCGGGCCTTCGACTGGCCCTTCTTCGATCCTCTTCGCGGCGGCGATCCGCTGGTTTGGCAACACCTGTTCTGGTTCTTCGGCCACCCGGAGGTCTACATCATCTTCCTGCCCGCGGCCGGGATGGTGTCCATGATGGTGCCCGCGATGGCTGCCACCCCGCTGGTGGGGCAGCGCGCTGTCGTTGTCGCACTGATCGGGGTCGGGGCGGTGAGCTTTCTGCTGTGGATCCACCACATGTTCACGAGCGGCGTCGGCATTGTGGCGCTGGTGATGACGTCGGTGGCGAGCTTCGTCGTGGCCATTCCCAGCGGGCTGCAGGTATTTGCCTGGATCGCCACGTTCTGGAGTGGCCGCGTGCGACTGAACACGCCCACGCTGTTTCTTCTGGGATTTCACTTCATCTTCGTGCTCGGAGGACTCACGGGCGTGATGGTTGCGGTGCTGCCCTTCGACTGGCAGATGCATGACAGCTACTTCATCGTTGCCCACCTGCACTATGTGCTGATCGGCGGCATGGTGTTTCCGTTGTTTGCAGCGCTGTACTACTGGTTTCCGGTGCTCAAGGGCACGCGCCTGTCCGAGCGCGTGGGCAGGTGGGCCTTTGCAATGACCTTCTGTGGTTTCAACCTGGCGTTCTTTCCCATGCACGTGAGCGGCATGCTCGGCATGCCCAGGCGTGTTCACACCTATGCCGACGGCCTGGGCTGGAACCTGATGAATCTGCTCTCCACCGTGGGCGCGTTCGTGCTGGCGGCGGGCATTGCGCTCATTCTGCTGGATGTGCTGCGCGCCACGCGCAAACCGGCGGGTGGCGAAGGCAACCCATGGAAAGCGGGCTCGCTCGAGTGGCTTCCGCAGCGCAGCTACGGTGTGCGCAGCATCCCCCAGGTGCATGGCACCGAGCCGCTCTGGGACGACCCGCAACTGGCCCAGCAGGTCGAACAAGGCCGCTGGTGGCTACCAGGCACGGTATTCGGCGGGCGAGAGACGCTGATCACCGACATGCGCACCGCCCGCCCCATCCAGGTTCTGCGCCTGCCGTCGGACGGCTGGCCGCCGCTGCTGGCCGCATTGGGCACGGCCGGATTCTTTCTGCTGCTCACGGTGCAATGGATTTTCGCGGCGCTGCTGAGCGGCCTCGGCGCCATTGCTGCCATCATCCTCTGGACATGGCAGCTGGATCGCGCCGCGCCCTCTCCCACCGCCCACATCGGCGGCGGGGTGCTGCTTCCCACGCGACCCAAGGGGCGGCGCTCACACTCGTGGTGGGCGTGCGCGATCTTGATCATCGTCGACTGCACGGTCCTTGCATCGTTCATCTACGCCTACGTGCATCTTTCCATGGCGCTCGAGATATGCCCGCCTCCCGGCTCTGCGCTCCCCTCCGGGGAGTGGGGCCTGGCCGGCGCCCTCCTGATGCTGGCAGGTTCGGTGCTGATGCTCTGGAACACCAGGGCGAAAATGCACCTCCGGCCCGAGGACCAAAGCGCGCTACGTGGGCGCACCGCCCTCGCACTGCTGTGCACGATCGGGGCATTCGGTATGGCCCTGTCGGCGCAGCTCGAGGCAGGCCTGTCCCCGCGTGCCGATGGATGGAATGCCTCGGTTGCCATGCTGCTGGCTTACCAGGGCTTTCATCTGCTGATACTGTCCGTGCTCGGCTGCTATCTGCTGGCCCGTTCCCGATCCGGCCACCTGCGGCCGGACGCACGCGCCACGCTGGACAACATTGCATTGATCTGGCATGCAGCCACCCTGCAGGCATTGGTGACAGAGTTGGTCTTGCGCCTCGTGCCGTTCCTGATGACGTAGGCTGGCGCTCGATACCCATGCGTGCACCCGGCAACAACCTTCGCTTCACGACCGACGACATGCCGGGTTGGCGTCGCGTGGCCAACGGAAAGGACTTCTCGTATGTCAATTATCGAGGAGCTCTCATTCGCGATCCTCGCTCGCTCACGCGGATCCTGCAACTGGCGATACCGCCTGCCTATACCGATGTCTGGATATGCCCCGATCCGCGCGGCCACCTCCAGGCCACCGGACGCGATGCCAAAGGCCGAAAGCAGTATCGCTATCACACCAGTTGGCAGGCACAGCGAAAACAGCAGAAATTCGATCGCCTGGTTGAATTCTCACGTAAGCTTCCGGCCATACGCCGTCGTGTCCGGCGCGACCTGGCGCGAGAGGGCACCCAGCTGGAATCCGTGGTCGCAGCCGTCGTGAGACTTCTTGATGCGACCGCATTGCGGGTAGGCAATGACGAGTACTCGAAGACCAATGGCTCCTACGGGCTGACCACCTTGCGCGATCGCCACGTGAAGTTGCGCGCTGGCCATATCCAACTGGAGTTCAAGGGCAAAAGCGGCATGCGGCAGCAAAAGGAGATCACCGATGACCGTGTGGCCCGCATCGTTCGCCGCTGCCAGGAGTTACCCGGGCAGCGCCTGTTCCAGTTCACGGACGCGCACGGAGCAGTGCACCATGTTCGCTCCGAGCACGTGAATGACTATATCCGCGCGACCTGTGGCGATGGCTTCACGGCCAAGGACTTCCGCACGTGGCACGCAAGCGTGCTGGCACTTCACCTGGCGATGCAGGAGACACCCTCTGCATCGTTGCGGCCGACGCTTGTGCAGATCGTGAAGCAGGTGGCGGCCCACCTGGGTAACACCAGTGCCGTCTGCCGCAAACACTACATCCATCCCGACGTGCTCGATATATGCCAGCAACAGGAGCAGCAGGCCGTCGCACTGCAGTACACCGATGTGCCCGCAACCGGCCTGCTGGCGGCCGAGCGCCTGCTCCTGACAGTGTTGATGCGTCGCGCTCCTCTCCGTCGTACCGGTTGACACCACCCCACCGGCCACGTTGCACCGGCGGCAGCCGGCATACGGATTGCCGTAGCCTTCGAGTCAATGGGCTCCCTGCGCCCTTCACTGATGCCCGGAGGATTACCATGACGCCTCGCACGGCGGTCTGTTTCACCGTTCTCTTTTGTTGCTGCTCCATTGCAACGCCGTGCCTTGCGAGGAAACAGCCACAGGATCTCGGGCGTATTGCCGTTCCGTCCCCCGCTGTGATGAAGCTCCAGTACTGGATTGCGCATACTGCCGACAACGCAGGACGCCCCTATGTCATCATCGACAAACGGGCGGCACTGCTGTGGATTCATGATGGTCATGGAGCGATGATCGAGAGCGCCCCCGTTCTCCTCGGCAGTGCGAAGGGAGACTCTTCCGCACCGGGAATAGGTGAGAAGCCGCTGGCGTCCATTCATCCGGATGAGCGAACGACGCCCGCCGGACGTTTCCTGATGGAGGCCGGAAGCAATCGCGCTGGAGAAGACATCTTCTGGCTGGACTACACCGCCGCCGTATCCCTGCACCGTGTGCGTCCTGTGCTGGCGGTGCAAAGGCGGCTGCATCGCTTGAGCACCCCTGACCCGCGAGACAACCGCATCACCTATGGCTGTGTCAATCTCCCGATTGCCGTCTACAACCGCAGCATCCACGCTCTTTTCCATAAGCGGGGCGGCATCGCCTATGTGCTGCCTGAAACGATGGATCTATACACTGCCTTCCCCCGGTTGCGTCCCTTGGCACTTCGTCTACGACCGACGAAGGATCCAGCCGACCCGTTGAAGTTCAACGGCAATGCGGCTGGCTACTCGACGCCCGTATTCCTCTCGGCGCAATGAGGAGATGATCGGTCATCCACGATCATCCCGCGCAGGCCGCCTGGCTCCGGAGGTTCCGGTGCTTTCATTGTTCATGGTGTCCGCGCCCTGCCCTGCATTGCCGGAGTTCATGCCGCCCGGCGCGGACTGCGAATCTCTGCCGGCACCTGAGCCTGTTCCGGAACCAGCCCCCGGGTTGGGCTGTGTGCTGCCCGCTTGAGGCGGTTGCTGTTCGCTCCCCGGTGTGCCCATGCCGGAGCGGGGAGTGTCACCACCGGGTACTGTCCGCGAAGAGCCCGCATCACTGTTGGCCGCAGGCGGCGAACTGTTGACCTGGGCATGCGCGATGCCGATGGCGGTAAAAGCGAAAGCAACGAGCGCCGCCGTTTTTTTCATGATTGAACGCATGATGAACTCCTTTTGATGGAAGGTCCGGCTCTACCCATTCGGATATCGAAGAAGAAGGCCGTAGGTCCGAGCGGCAAGGAACATGCCCGGCACCAAAGTGCCCGCGCCGCACAAGGGAGGAACAAATTACCGAAAGACATGCTGGCAGCCCGTGCAAGGAATCGCTGCCCCGCTCGCTGCCGTACCTCACGTTGCAGTGAGTCCTAAGGTCGCTGACTCGCTTCTCCTACAGACATGCCGCTCAATGAATAGCCCAATGGACTTGAGGCCGAGGTGGTATCGCAATGGCTTGGCGCAGCCCCATTCGGGACAGATTCACACCTCGGCGATTTCAACTGAAGGGGATTCACATGAACAGTTCAAGGGACAAACTCAATCGCGATCCGATCACCGGCGAATCCGGATCCCATCCGGTAGGAACAGGTTTGGGCGCAGCAGGAGGCGCCGTCACGGGTGCTGCCGCAGGTTCAGTTGGCGGACCGATTGGCGCAGCCGCTGGAGCCGTCGTAGGCGCCGTGATAGGAGGCTTGGCCGGCAAGGGCGCGGCCGAAGCGGTCAATCCTACGGAAGAGGAAGCATATTGGCGCGAAGTCCATGTCAGCGAGCCGTACTATTCGCCCGAGTTCACGTATGACGACTACGCACCTGCCTACCGTGCAGGCTGGGAAGCGCGCGTGGCGGGCACGGATTTCGACGCTGCACGCGCCCAATGGGCTCGCAAATGGGACGCCGCACACGCCCAGGGCGGGCTCCAGTGGGAAAAGGCGCAACCCGCGTTCAAGGCAGCGTGGGAGCGCGCCAACAGGAAGTACGTGCAAGAAACAGGGTATTGACGACGCTCCTGGCTTTCGAAGGAGCTCTGGAAGGAGAAGGTGGGCGAGGCGATGGCACTGCCTCGCACCGACTCCAATCCAACGTCACCGTTTTCAGCAATTCCCTTTTTTCCGACATTTCCATCCAGTGGAGAACAGCAATGAATACTCCCAACCCGTATCAGTCGTGCATCGACGCCTGCAACTCCTGCGCTGCCGCGTGCAATGCCTGCATGGCGGCCTGTCTCAAGGAAGACGACGTGAAGATGCTCGGGCGCTGCATTGCGCTCGACGTGGATTGCGCCGCCATCTGCGGCCTGGCCGCGGATGCCATGGCTCGCGAAAGCGAGATGGCGCGCCACTTTTGCCGCATCTGCAGCGAAGTCTGTCTTGCCTGCGCCAACGAATGTGGTCAGCACTCCCATACGCACTGCAAGCGTTGCGCGGATGAGTGCAAACAGTGCGCAAAGCACTGCCTCGAGATGATCAATTGAGGCCCACGGAAGAGGCCCATGAAACCCTCGGTACAAGGAGATCGTCACCCTCAAGGAGCCGTCATGAGCAATCCCGCAAAACCGAACCCTCCGTTTACCCATACGCCCGAAGTCCACATCAACACGGAGAAGCCGAGCCGAACCCAAGACCCTGGCTCCAGCGCTCAACTACCGCATGAACGAGACCAATCCACCGACATGACCGGCGGGGAAAAATCACCGGAAATGAAGCAGGCTCACAATGACTTGAAACGCGGATTGCGCGATACCGACGCCCGCGGTGCGGATGGGCGGCCGCTGGCGCCGCCTCCAGAGGGCGGCAAGGGCGCTGCCGGAGGAAAAACCTAGCCCCTCCACCGAGGGAGCTCTCCTCTTTTTTGGCTTCATCGCGATTGCCTGGGGACTGAGGCTTCTTGAACGACCGCCCGGGCAGCGCGCGCACCCTTTGCAACAAAGTATGAGGGGCCATATCGGCACCGCCATACGAAGACTCCCACCGCAGGCACCACCGCTCTGTTCGTCACGCGACTCCATTCGTCCCGGTATTCCGCGAAGAACCTTTTTTGTGGGCCCGCGGGAGCATCACTGCCTGCCGATCCTGGGTGTTGTGCCCGGCCTGCAGCCTGTCACTCACGTCGAAGAATCGCCCTTTCTGTAGCCCAATGCCTGCATGGCTGCCGCGAGTGGCCTTGCCGACGTGGCATAGCCATCCCACACGGAGTTGCCGATGCGCAGTCGCTCGTCGATGTTCTGCACGTTCCACTGGGCACCGCTGGTCGTGCGCTCCAGTTCTTTCCAGGACAGGGGCACCGAGATGCCCATGCCTGCGCGCGCACGCGCCGACCATGCGCTCACGGTGGTCGCACCACGGCCGTTGCGCAGATAGTCCACAAAGATCTTTCCCCTGCGATTTTGGGGACCGCTTTTGGCGACGAATCGAGCAGGGATGGTGTCGGACAGGTGCTGCACCAGGGCTCTCGAGAAGCCCTTGACAGTGTCCCATTCATAACGCCGCAGGATGGGCACGACGATATGCAGTCCCTTGCCGCCACTGGTTTTGAGAAATGCGCTCAGGCCGAGTTCGTCAAGCAGGACCTTCACAAGATGCGCAGCTTCCTGCACCTGAATCCACTGCACGCCTTCACCCGGATCGAGATCCAGCGTCATTCGATCAGGCCGCTCGATGCGATCACGCTTCGCATTCCATGTATGGAACTCCATGACATTCATCTGCGCTGCGTGCACCAGCCCTTCGGGCGCGGCCACCATCACAAGAGGTGCATGACCGGGATCGAGCGAAGCATCGAGCTGTCGAAAGCCCTTCAGGTCAAGGGCTTGCAGGTGTTTCTGAAAGAACAGCTCCCCTTTCACACCCGCAGGAGCGCGCATCAAGGCCACTGGCCGTTCACTCAAATGCTCCATCATCAGCGGTGCGACCGTCGCGTAATAGCGCACGAGATCCAGCTTGGTGACGCCGCTTTGCGTGTCCAGCACACGTTCGGAATGGGAGACGATCACGCCTTCCACGGTGGAAGAATTCATGGGCATAAGTTGCTCCCCTGGCTTTGGAATAGCGCGCGCTCCGTTCTTCTTTTCTTGAGCAGCCTCGCGACGGACCTCTCGCCGGATCTCCTGAGGGGGTTTGTCGTCTCGTATTCCATGGAATACGGAATGGCGTATGCGCCCCTCGTCGGTCCAGCCGACAAACGACACTTCGGCAACCAGCGTCGGCCGCACCCAGTGCACATGGCGAACGCCGATTCCAGTGGTTTCCTGAAATGGCGAATCCTGGGCGCTCAGCGCTGACAGCGCTTCGCTCAAGCGGCTGAGCGTGGTGTCGGAGAAACCCGTGCCTACGTTGCCGACATAAACCAGTGCGCCCTGATCGTCATGCACACCAAGCAACAGCGAGCCCAGGCCCACGCGCGAGCCCGCAGGATCGGTGTAGCCGCCAATGACAAACTCCTGGCGCTTCAGGCATTTGAGCTTGATCCAATCCGAGTTGCGCCGCCCGGCATAGGGCGAGCTCTTGCGCTTGCCGATGATGCCCTCGAAGCCTATCGAACAGGCCGATGACAGCAGATCGGCGGGCCGCGCATCAAAGGCATCGCTCAACCGCACCACATCGCGCTGGAGATCCTGCATCAGCGCAACCAGCCGTTCCCGCCGCTCTGTCCATGGCGCCCCGCGCAGATCACCCTGGGCGTCGAACAGCAGATCGAACGCGAAGTAAAGCAGGTGCACGTCTTTTCCCAGATCGAATGCGTTCTGCAGGCGCTGAAAATCAGGAGCTC encodes the following:
- a CDS encoding cbb3-type cytochrome c oxidase subunit I, which codes for MAEFTALIPPTDSPSPAAAGPYPNDLPRPPGEREALERAWKPPRGWRRLSAVNNSQIGLYYIAAAMLFFVLGGVLALIMRVQLATPNSGFVVADTYNQLFTMHGTVMMFLFAVPVVEAVAVFLLPNMLGARDLPFPRLSAYAFWAYAIGGLAFFLTLFWSASPDGGWFMYPPLTGTRFSPGIGADFWLLGIGFIEISAIAGAIELIIGILFTRAPGMTLLRMPVFAWAVLVSAVMIIFAFPAVIAATTLLELERAFDWPFFDPLRGGDPLVWQHLFWFFGHPEVYIIFLPAAGMVSMMVPAMAATPLVGQRAVVVALIGVGAVSFLLWIHHMFTSGVGIVALVMTSVASFVVAIPSGLQVFAWIATFWSGRVRLNTPTLFLLGFHFIFVLGGLTGVMVAVLPFDWQMHDSYFIVAHLHYVLIGGMVFPLFAALYYWFPVLKGTRLSERVGRWAFAMTFCGFNLAFFPMHVSGMLGMPRRVHTYADGLGWNLMNLLSTVGAFVLAAGIALILLDVLRATRKPAGGEGNPWKAGSLEWLPQRSYGVRSIPQVHGTEPLWDDPQLAQQVEQGRWWLPGTVFGGRETLITDMRTARPIQVLRLPSDGWPPLLAALGTAGFFLLLTVQWIFAALLSGLGAIAAIILWTWQLDRAAPSPTAHIGGGVLLPTRPKGRRSHSWWACAILIIVDCTVLASFIYAYVHLSMALEICPPPGSALPSGEWGLAGALLMLAGSVLMLWNTRAKMHLRPEDQSALRGRTALALLCTIGAFGMALSAQLEAGLSPRADGWNASVAMLLAYQGFHLLILSVLGCYLLARSRSGHLRPDARATLDNIALIWHAATLQALVTELVLRLVPFLMT
- a CDS encoding DNA topoisomerase IB yields the protein MRAPGNNLRFTTDDMPGWRRVANGKDFSYVNYRGALIRDPRSLTRILQLAIPPAYTDVWICPDPRGHLQATGRDAKGRKQYRYHTSWQAQRKQQKFDRLVEFSRKLPAIRRRVRRDLAREGTQLESVVAAVVRLLDATALRVGNDEYSKTNGSYGLTTLRDRHVKLRAGHIQLEFKGKSGMRQQKEITDDRVARIVRRCQELPGQRLFQFTDAHGAVHHVRSEHVNDYIRATCGDGFTAKDFRTWHASVLALHLAMQETPSASLRPTLVQIVKQVAAHLGNTSAVCRKHYIHPDVLDICQQQEQQAVALQYTDVPATGLLAAERLLLTVLMRRAPLRRTG
- a CDS encoding L,D-transpeptidase; this translates as MTPRTAVCFTVLFCCCSIATPCLARKQPQDLGRIAVPSPAVMKLQYWIAHTADNAGRPYVIIDKRAALLWIHDGHGAMIESAPVLLGSAKGDSSAPGIGEKPLASIHPDERTTPAGRFLMEAGSNRAGEDIFWLDYTAAVSLHRVRPVLAVQRRLHRLSTPDPRDNRITYGCVNLPIAVYNRSIHALFHKRGGIAYVLPETMDLYTAFPRLRPLALRLRPTKDPADPLKFNGNAAGYSTPVFLSAQ
- a CDS encoding four-helix bundle copper-binding protein encodes the protein MTTLLAFEGALEGEGGRGDGTASHRLQSNVTVFSNSLFSDISIQWRTAMNTPNPYQSCIDACNSCAAACNACMAACLKEDDVKMLGRCIALDVDCAAICGLAADAMARESEMARHFCRICSEVCLACANECGQHSHTHCKRCADECKQCAKHCLEMIN
- the ligD gene encoding DNA ligase D, which produces MGGLESWAGRWSTHRAGEGQRTGVTRMAGTLSTYQNKRNFSITPEPRGKAAASGTGALLYVIQKHWASQLHYDLRLEIDGVMKSWAVPKGPSLDPHHKRMAVQVEDHPMAYNRFEGQIPAGQYGAGKVIIWDSGYWVPLSDPVKAYRAGKLKFELHGQKLQGRWTLVRMHGRERERQPPWLLIKEADGLERNAADFDIVQAMPDSVAHLANQTEERSADAPRAPRAARRSPAPTSGQTRALVDLPDTVLPQLAELQGTVPDASDEWAWELKFDGYRLLARKQGSDVRLHTRNGKDWTHKMPKIASALAALPVASCWLDGEVVVLNAEGAPDFQRLQNAFDLGKDVHLLYFAFDLLFDAQGDLRGAPWTERRERLVALMQDLQRDVVRLSDAFDARPADLLSSACSIGFEGIIGKRKSSPYAGRRNSDWIKLKCLKRQEFVIGGYTDPAGSRVGLGSLLLGVHDDQGALVYVGNVGTGFSDTTLSRLSEALSALSAQDSPFQETTGIGVRHVHWVRPTLVAEVSFVGWTDEGRIRHSVFHGIRDDKPPQEIRREVRREAAQEKKNGARAIPKPGEQLMPMNSSTVEGVIVSHSERVLDTQSGVTKLDLVRYYATVAPLMMEHLSERPVALMRAPAGVKGELFFQKHLQALDLKGFRQLDASLDPGHAPLVMVAAPEGLVHAAQMNVMEFHTWNAKRDRIERPDRMTLDLDPGEGVQWIQVQEAAHLVKVLLDELGLSAFLKTSGGKGLHIVVPILRRYEWDTVKGFSRALVQHLSDTIPARFVAKSGPQNRRGKIFVDYLRNGRGATTVSAWSARARAGMGISVPLSWKELERTTSGAQWNVQNIDERLRIGNSVWDGYATSARPLAAAMQALGYRKGDSST